In Clostridium sp. DL-VIII, the following proteins share a genomic window:
- a CDS encoding helix-turn-helix domain-containing protein, with amino-acid sequence MEKFHMCPKFENAFELLGKRWTGLIIRTLLNDQNRFSDIAEAIPNMSARMLTERFKELEKEGIIIRKVYPETPVRIEYELTEKGRDLQSAMDEIQKWAEKWT; translated from the coding sequence ATGGAAAAGTTTCATATGTGTCCAAAGTTTGAAAATGCCTTTGAACTACTAGGGAAAAGATGGACCGGTTTGATTATAAGAACGTTATTGAATGATCAAAATCGTTTTTCAGATATAGCAGAAGCAATTCCTAATATGAGTGCTCGTATGCTTACAGAAAGATTTAAGGAATTGGAGAAGGAAGGAATTATTATAAGAAAGGTTTATCCAGAAACTCCAGTACGAATAGAATATGAGTTGACGGAAAAAGGAAGAGATCTTCAAAGCGCTATGGATGAAATTCAAAAATGGGCAGAAAAATGGACTTAG
- a CDS encoding reverse transcriptase domain-containing protein, which produces MKNGSYKPNTIRRTYIPKDGSKKMRPLGISCYEDKLIENVISQILTIVYEPKFYNESFGFRPNRNCHQAIREV; this is translated from the coding sequence ATGAAAAACGGTAGTTATAAACCCAATACCATAAGGAGAACATATATACCAAAGGATGGTAGCAAAAAAATGCGCCCGTTAGGAATATCATGCTATGAAGATAAACTAATCGAAAATGTAATATCGCAGATATTAACGATTGTGTATGAACCGAAATTTTATAATGAATCATTTGGTTTTAGACCTAACAGAAATTGTCATCAGGCAATACGAGAAGTGTAG
- a CDS encoding IclR family transcriptional regulator, with protein sequence MECLNTAILRGIEILRFVGNSQEPVTIAEISKQLNIPKTSVFNIVNALISEEFLAINNARLKSYELGIGAFELGSLYLNKIELTNIAGNILERLSNDVGETVFLAVVNNNELVYVDKRESTGNLGSRTSMYSTSLGKAILAAYDRVQLENYFEKVAFVPKTKNTIIDKETLIKNLNEIRERGYSISDEENEEGLFCIAVPIYNRAGQVIAALSVSSPKTKINAERIILFKENAIKASLDISRKMGFTKESLY encoded by the coding sequence GTGGAGTGCTTGAATACAGCAATTTTAAGAGGAATAGAAATTTTAAGGTTTGTTGGGAATAGCCAGGAGCCTGTAACAATAGCCGAAATAAGTAAACAACTTAATATACCCAAAACTAGCGTATTTAATATTGTAAATGCATTGATAAGTGAAGAGTTTCTCGCCATAAATAATGCACGATTGAAGAGCTATGAATTAGGAATTGGAGCTTTTGAACTTGGAAGCTTATATTTAAATAAAATTGAGTTAACAAATATAGCCGGTAATATTTTAGAAAGATTATCTAACGATGTTGGTGAAACTGTATTTTTAGCAGTAGTAAATAACAATGAGCTTGTATACGTAGATAAAAGAGAGTCAACAGGAAATTTGGGCTCTAGAACATCTATGTATTCTACAAGTTTGGGAAAGGCTATTTTAGCTGCCTATGATAGGGTACAGTTGGAAAATTATTTCGAAAAAGTTGCGTTTGTTCCTAAAACAAAAAATACAATTATAGACAAAGAAACTTTGATTAAAAATTTAAATGAAATTAGGGAAAGAGGATATTCTATCTCTGATGAGGAAAATGAAGAGGGGTTGTTTTGTATAGCTGTTCCTATATATAATAGAGCAGGACAAGTAATAGCAGCTTTATCTGTTTCAAGCCCAAAGACAAAAATTAATGCAGAACGCATAATATTGTTTAAGGAAAATGCAATAAAGGCATCACTAGATATTTCTAGAAAGATGGGGTTTACCAAAGAAAGTTTATATTGA
- a CDS encoding winged helix-turn-helix transcriptional regulator, whose translation MKRYEELKKDILFITHKTLSCYLKELEGYSLVNRKEFHQNRLFDTVDKIYRNIILNNVVYTVVTKLSLTVFQTNKESKKCKIIDN comes from the coding sequence GTGAAAAGATATGAAGAGCTTAAAAAAGATATTCTATTTATTACACATAAGACATTAAGCTGTTACCTTAAAGAATTAGAAGGATATTCCTTAGTAAATCGTAAGGAATTTCATCAGAATAGATTATTTGATACTGTGGATAAAATCTATAGAAATATTATTCTTAATAATGTTGTTTATACAGTAGTTACAAAATTGTCATTAACAGTATTTCAAACAAATAAAGAATCTAAAAAATGTAAAATAATAGATAATTAA
- a CDS encoding carbohydrate ABC transporter permease, producing the protein MKMLESSSNGKRNISKIPIQIFLIIVAIIQIYPLVWLVLFSFKDNGEIFGGNIAGLPHVWRIENYESAIKQANVMKYFFNSVIVTVITIALVLLLSSMTAYAISRMKWKFSKPTLIIILIGMMVPIHAALLPLFMVLKNLKMLNSYWALIIPYTAFAIPMAVIILAAFLQGIPKELEEAAVIDGCGIFRIFFSIIIPIIRPAMATVAIFTYLSSWNELMFAVTFINKTEFKTLTVGIMSMVGNYVTKWGDIGAGLVIATIPTIVIYILLSDQVQKSLTAGAVKE; encoded by the coding sequence ATGAAAATGCTTGAAAGTTCTTCAAACGGTAAAAGGAATATAAGTAAAATACCTATACAGATATTTCTCATTATTGTTGCAATAATACAGATATATCCACTTGTATGGTTGGTTCTATTCTCGTTTAAAGATAATGGTGAGATATTTGGTGGTAACATTGCTGGCCTTCCACATGTGTGGCGTATTGAAAACTATGAAAGTGCTATTAAACAGGCTAATGTCATGAAATATTTCTTTAACAGTGTAATTGTTACAGTAATCACTATAGCTTTAGTGCTCTTGTTGTCTTCTATGACAGCTTATGCAATCAGCCGCATGAAATGGAAATTTAGTAAACCTACTTTGATAATAATATTAATAGGAATGATGGTTCCAATTCATGCAGCATTATTGCCGTTATTTATGGTTCTAAAAAATTTAAAAATGTTAAACTCATATTGGGCTTTAATCATACCTTACACAGCTTTTGCTATTCCAATGGCAGTTATTATATTAGCAGCATTTTTACAAGGGATTCCAAAGGAATTGGAAGAAGCGGCAGTAATAGATGGATGTGGCATTTTTAGAATATTCTTTTCTATAATTATTCCTATTATAAGACCAGCTATGGCTACTGTAGCAATATTCACATATCTGTCTTCATGGAATGAGTTGATGTTTGCAGTAACCTTTATAAATAAAACTGAATTTAAAACGCTTACGGTAGGCATTATGTCTATGGTAGGTAATTATGTAACAAAATGGGGAGATATAGGTGCAGGCCTTGTTATTGCAACAATACCAACAATAGTGATATATATACTTTTAAGTGATCAAGTACAAAAAAGCCTTACTGCTGGTGCAGTAAAGGAATAA
- the dapA gene encoding 4-hydroxy-tetrahydrodipicolinate synthase: MFRGIFTPIITVFDKEGKVDLKGNELIINSLIDGGVNGILFLGSTGEFFGMPMEEKKKLISFVIKTVNKRVPVLIGTGGTIVDEVIELTQYAEDKGADAAVVVCPYYFKLDDKSLYEYYAEVARSVKLPIIIYNFPDRTAVNIDPKLVLKLAVDFNNIVGIKDTVDSMSHTRKLIQTVKSQLKDFAVFSGFDEYFIPNLLSGGNGLIGGLSNVAPKLFAEIYKAYNEKDFKALNILQCKVNDLMKLYDIAQVFIPVLKTAVSLTGRDIETVSTKPLNTLDKDQVEKVKAILKKVNLL; this comes from the coding sequence ATGTTTAGAGGAATTTTTACACCAATAATAACAGTATTCGATAAGGAGGGAAAAGTTGATTTAAAAGGAAATGAACTTATTATCAACAGCTTAATAGATGGTGGAGTTAATGGTATTTTATTTCTAGGAAGTACTGGTGAGTTTTTCGGTATGCCTATGGAGGAAAAAAAGAAACTTATAAGTTTCGTGATAAAGACTGTAAATAAAAGAGTGCCAGTTTTAATTGGAACTGGGGGGACTATAGTTGATGAAGTTATAGAACTGACTCAATATGCAGAAGATAAAGGTGCTGACGCTGCAGTGGTTGTTTGTCCTTATTATTTCAAACTAGATGATAAAAGTTTATACGAATATTATGCAGAGGTTGCTAGGAGTGTAAAACTTCCGATTATTATCTATAACTTTCCTGATAGAACAGCAGTAAATATTGATCCTAAGCTTGTGTTAAAATTAGCAGTTGATTTTAATAACATAGTAGGAATTAAAGATACAGTTGATAGTATGAGTCATACTAGAAAGTTAATACAAACAGTTAAATCACAGTTAAAAGATTTTGCAGTGTTCTCAGGCTTTGATGAATATTTTATTCCAAACTTATTATCAGGAGGAAACGGGTTAATTGGGGGATTGTCAAATGTAGCTCCAAAATTATTTGCTGAAATCTATAAAGCTTATAATGAAAAGGATTTTAAGGCATTAAATATTTTGCAGTGTAAAGTAAACGATTTGATGAAGCTATATGATATAGCTCAAGTATTTATTCCAGTTCTAAAAACAGCAGTGAGTCTAACTGGAAGAGATATAGAAACAGTATCAACCAAACCATTAAACACACTTGATAAAGATCAGGTTGAGAAAGTTAAAGCTATACTTAAAAAAGTTAATTTATTATAA
- the ilvD gene encoding dihydroxy-acid dehydratase, translating to MKDNFITPKSTSERKLWSQFDSLQMGMDWDEEDIKKPQVLIDDVFGDSHPGSSHLMGLTHQVSIGVYEKGGRPGQFHVTDICDGCAQGHDGMNFVLASREVIADMVEIHGSFVSWDGMVLISSCDKSIPAHLKVAARMGLPTIFVPGGSMRPAPDMSTSIKAGDISLREKKKDAITAQEVRDFKLTGCPSVGACQFLGTASTMQCVAEALGLALPGSALIPATMRDITAMSRKAGRQVMNLIKRGITAKDILTPEAFYNAIVVHAAIGGSTNAMLHFPAIAHELGIELKPELFDEINHKIPHIGNIYPSGQYPTEAFWFAGGIPRVQLMLKDYLNLDVLTVTGKTLGENLEDMENDGFFNRIEGYLHNYGLRREQLIKPIETTKEMGSIAVLKGNIAPEGAVIKYAAVSKEMMYHLGKARVFDCEEDCYNAVIEDRINPGDVLIIRYEGPRGSGMPEMLMTTEAIVCDNRLNGSTVLLTDGRFSGATRGPAIGHISPEAASGGPIALVEDGDLIEMDIENRKLNIVGFEGKRCELSEVETVLAKRKANWKLPEFKPRKGVFKRYTDKATSAMKGAYLE from the coding sequence ATGAAAGATAATTTTATAACACCAAAAAGTACTTCAGAACGCAAACTCTGGTCACAATTTGATTCTCTTCAAATGGGCATGGACTGGGATGAAGAGGATATAAAAAAACCTCAAGTTCTTATTGACGATGTATTTGGAGATAGTCATCCTGGAAGCAGCCATCTTATGGGATTAACTCATCAGGTAAGCATTGGAGTATATGAAAAAGGAGGACGACCAGGACAATTTCATGTAACAGATATATGTGATGGCTGTGCTCAAGGACATGACGGAATGAACTTTGTATTAGCTTCAAGAGAAGTTATTGCAGATATGGTAGAAATTCACGGATCTTTTGTATCCTGGGATGGTATGGTTCTAATTTCTTCTTGTGATAAATCAATTCCCGCACATCTTAAAGTAGCAGCTCGCATGGGGTTACCTACTATATTTGTGCCAGGGGGAAGTATGAGACCAGCTCCAGATATGTCTACTTCAATTAAGGCAGGAGATATTTCTTTAAGAGAAAAGAAAAAAGATGCAATTACAGCACAGGAAGTTCGTGATTTTAAGCTAACTGGATGTCCATCAGTTGGAGCTTGTCAATTTCTTGGAACTGCAAGCACTATGCAGTGTGTAGCAGAAGCTCTAGGATTGGCTTTGCCTGGAAGTGCGCTTATACCTGCAACAATGCGTGATATTACAGCTATGTCCAGAAAGGCTGGGAGACAAGTTATGAATTTGATTAAAAGAGGAATAACTGCAAAGGACATACTTACTCCAGAGGCTTTTTATAATGCAATTGTAGTTCATGCGGCTATTGGTGGATCTACTAATGCAATGCTTCATTTTCCAGCAATTGCTCATGAATTAGGAATTGAACTAAAGCCTGAACTATTTGATGAGATTAATCATAAGATTCCACATATAGGAAATATTTATCCGAGTGGACAATACCCAACAGAAGCTTTCTGGTTTGCTGGAGGAATTCCAAGGGTACAACTAATGCTTAAAGATTATTTAAATCTTGATGTATTAACGGTGACAGGAAAAACATTAGGTGAGAACCTTGAGGATATGGAAAATGACGGTTTCTTTAATAGAATTGAAGGATATCTTCATAATTATGGATTGAGGCGTGAACAATTAATAAAGCCAATTGAAACAACAAAGGAAATGGGTTCAATTGCAGTATTAAAGGGAAATATAGCTCCAGAAGGTGCTGTCATAAAATATGCTGCAGTATCAAAAGAGATGATGTATCATTTGGGGAAAGCAAGAGTTTTTGACTGTGAAGAGGATTGTTATAATGCCGTAATAGAAGATAGGATAAATCCAGGAGATGTTTTAATCATACGATACGAAGGACCTAGGGGTTCAGGAATGCCAGAGATGCTTATGACAACAGAGGCTATAGTATGCGATAACAGACTAAATGGCTCAACAGTATTATTAACTGATGGACGTTTCTCAGGTGCTACCAGAGGACCTGCTATTGGACATATATCTCCAGAAGCTGCTTCAGGAGGACCAATAGCCCTTGTAGAAGATGGGGATTTAATAGAAATGGATATAGAAAATCGTAAATTAAATATCGTAGGTTTTGAAGGAAAACGCTGCGAATTGAGTGAAGTGGAAACAGTATTAGCTAAAAGAAAAGCTAATTGGAAGCTCCCAGAATTTAAACCAAGAAAAGGCGTTTTTAAAAGATATACTGATAAAGCTACCTCAGCTATGAAAGGAGCTTATTTAGAATAA
- a CDS encoding alpha-N-arabinofuranosidase, with protein MAKIIINTDIKKGKINKNIYGNFAEHLGRCIYGGFWVGKDSEIPNINGIRKDVVEALKELKIPVLRWPGGCFADEYHWKDGIGDPKSRPKMVNVHWGGVTENNHFGTHEFFELCELLGAEPYICGNVGSGTVQEMREWIEYMTFDGESPMSNLRSENGNEKPWKLTYFGVGNENWGCGGNMRPEYYADLYRRYSTYVRNFGDNKIFKIACGPNDYNYNWTEVLMREAGKFMDGMSLHYYTIPGDFWIGKGSATEFSEEEWFITIKKSMMMEELLTRHSAIMDKYDPEKKVALIVDEWGTWFDVEPGTNPGFLYQQNTIRDALVAGVNFNIFHKHCDRVQMANIAQTINVLQAVILTEGSKMILTPTYHAFNMYKVHHDAELIDLNIESGDYIFGEDKIPQVTATASMDKDGKLHVSLCNLSPIKSADIQCELRGKVMDKVTGTILTADAMNAHNTFEDPDKVSLKSFDAASIAEGRLTAVLPAMSLVTLELT; from the coding sequence ATGGCAAAGATAATTATTAATACAGATATTAAAAAAGGAAAAATAAATAAGAATATTTATGGTAATTTCGCTGAACATTTAGGGAGATGTATTTATGGTGGGTTTTGGGTAGGAAAGGACTCGGAAATACCAAATATAAATGGGATAAGAAAAGATGTAGTAGAAGCTTTAAAAGAGTTAAAGATTCCAGTTCTTAGATGGCCAGGAGGATGTTTTGCTGATGAATATCATTGGAAAGATGGTATAGGTGATCCAAAGTCAAGGCCTAAGATGGTGAATGTACATTGGGGTGGAGTTACAGAAAACAATCACTTTGGTACACATGAATTTTTTGAACTTTGTGAGCTGTTAGGAGCAGAACCATATATTTGTGGTAATGTGGGAAGCGGAACAGTTCAAGAAATGAGAGAATGGATTGAGTATATGACTTTTGATGGAGAATCACCAATGTCAAATTTAAGATCAGAAAATGGTAATGAGAAACCTTGGAAGCTTACATACTTTGGGGTTGGAAATGAAAACTGGGGCTGTGGTGGTAATATGCGTCCAGAATACTATGCTGATCTATATAGAAGATATTCAACCTACGTAAGGAACTTCGGGGATAATAAAATATTCAAAATAGCCTGTGGTCCTAATGATTATAATTATAACTGGACTGAAGTGCTTATGAGAGAAGCAGGCAAATTTATGGACGGAATGAGCTTGCATTATTACACAATACCAGGGGATTTCTGGATTGGTAAAGGTTCTGCTACGGAGTTTAGTGAAGAAGAATGGTTTATTACTATAAAAAAATCAATGATGATGGAAGAGCTTCTTACGAGGCATTCAGCAATTATGGATAAATATGACCCAGAGAAGAAAGTTGCTTTAATAGTGGATGAATGGGGGACTTGGTTTGATGTTGAACCAGGAACAAATCCAGGCTTCTTGTATCAACAAAATACAATAAGGGATGCTTTAGTTGCCGGAGTAAATTTTAATATTTTTCATAAGCACTGTGATAGAGTGCAAATGGCGAATATAGCTCAGACCATAAATGTACTTCAAGCTGTTATACTTACAGAAGGTTCAAAGATGATATTAACTCCAACTTATCATGCTTTTAATATGTATAAGGTTCACCATGATGCTGAATTAATTGATCTAAATATTGAATCAGGTGACTATATTTTTGGTGAAGATAAGATACCACAGGTAACTGCTACTGCCTCGATGGACAAGGATGGTAAGCTTCATGTATCCTTATGTAATTTAAGTCCTATAAAATCCGCTGATATTCAGTGCGAGCTTAGAGGGAAAGTAATGGATAAGGTGACAGGAACTATACTTACTGCAGATGCAATGAATGCTCATAATACCTTTGAAGATCCAGATAAAGTATCACTAAAATCATTTGATGCTGCAAGTATAGCAGAAGGAAGACTTACAGCAGTACTTCCTGCTATGTCCTTAGTTACATTGGAGCTAACGTAA
- a CDS encoding polysaccharide deacetylase family protein gives MNINFDLFPEGKTKALTMSYDDGQIFDRRLISIFNKYGIKGTFHLNSGILDKENFITKAEVARLYEGHEVSLHAKMHPFLDCIPVEGIIEEIFEDRKCLESLVGYPIKGMSYPYGAFNGKIIKTLESIGIQYSRTVVSHHDFYIPENFLAWNATCHHDDNLMELGQEFSNYEFNGKLKLMYVWGHSFEFERNNNWNLIENFCELVYKNKEIWFASNIEVMRYIKALKKLEFSAKGDIVYNPTAITVWISVDNKAVEVKCGETIRL, from the coding sequence ATGAATATTAATTTTGATTTATTTCCAGAAGGAAAAACAAAAGCATTAACCATGAGTTATGATGATGGACAAATTTTTGATAGGAGATTAATAAGCATATTTAATAAGTATGGAATAAAAGGTACGTTTCATTTAAACTCAGGAATCCTAGATAAGGAGAACTTTATAACTAAAGCTGAAGTTGCAAGGCTTTATGAAGGTCATGAGGTTTCCCTGCATGCAAAAATGCATCCATTTCTAGACTGCATACCAGTTGAAGGTATCATAGAAGAAATATTTGAAGACAGAAAATGCTTAGAGTCTTTAGTTGGTTATCCTATAAAAGGAATGTCGTATCCTTATGGAGCTTTTAATGGAAAGATTATAAAAACGCTTGAGAGTATTGGAATTCAGTACTCAAGAACTGTAGTTTCACATCATGATTTTTATATTCCAGAAAATTTCTTGGCTTGGAATGCAACTTGTCATCATGATGATAACCTTATGGAGCTTGGACAAGAATTTTCGAATTATGAATTTAATGGAAAATTAAAACTAATGTATGTTTGGGGACATAGCTTTGAGTTTGAAAGAAATAATAACTGGAATTTGATTGAGAATTTTTGTGAGTTAGTTTATAAAAATAAAGAAATTTGGTTTGCGAGCAACATTGAGGTAATGAGATATATTAAGGCATTAAAAAAACTTGAATTCTCTGCAAAAGGAGATATTGTATATAATCCGACTGCAATAACAGTATGGATTAGCGTAGACAATAAAGCTGTGGAAGTTAAATGTGGAGAAACAATAAGATTATAA
- a CDS encoding MFS transporter translates to MNTDLSKNVPNGRWLHIIPPTILVYIVAFMDRTNISFAMAGGMDKALGMTASTSGLAAGIFFVGYLFLQVPGGRIAERGSAKKFIAYTILAWGALAIISGFVQNTTQLLLTRFFLGVAEGGVWPAVLTIISHWFPNEERGRANAYFLMNIPIASIITGPLSGWVITVYDWRAVFIAEGIISLALMFIWLPLISDRPDDAKWITEEEKEYINMKIRDEQESIGGNETNKVSLSELLSKPRLWKLIFLYFFYQVGIYGFSLWLPTLLKSLTHSGMGGVGLLSTVPYIGAIAGLYIFAKLSDRTMNRRLYTALPMLGFAICLVLSVQTQNNIWVSFAFLSGCGVFLQSASSIFWTIPPILFSSDMAAGARGVINALGNLGGFIGPYMVVWLTYRFNSNVGIYSLVVFLALGFVLTMSLPAETAGGETKLSDNKENTI, encoded by the coding sequence ATGAATACAGATTTATCAAAAAATGTTCCAAATGGTCGTTGGCTTCATATTATTCCGCCAACAATTTTAGTATATATAGTTGCTTTTATGGATCGTACTAATATTAGTTTTGCTATGGCAGGAGGAATGGATAAAGCGTTAGGTATGACAGCCAGCACTTCAGGACTTGCTGCTGGTATATTCTTTGTGGGATATCTATTTCTTCAAGTTCCTGGGGGTCGAATAGCTGAACGTGGGAGTGCCAAAAAATTTATAGCCTATACAATTCTTGCTTGGGGTGCATTAGCAATTATTTCAGGTTTTGTACAAAATACGACACAGCTTCTTTTAACTCGTTTTTTCTTAGGGGTTGCTGAAGGTGGAGTATGGCCAGCAGTACTTACTATTATAAGTCACTGGTTTCCAAATGAAGAACGTGGTAGAGCAAATGCATACTTTTTGATGAACATTCCTATTGCTTCGATTATTACAGGTCCTCTTTCGGGATGGGTTATAACTGTTTACGATTGGCGTGCTGTATTCATTGCAGAGGGTATAATATCTCTTGCATTAATGTTTATATGGTTACCACTTATTAGTGATCGTCCAGATGATGCAAAATGGATTACTGAAGAAGAAAAAGAATATATTAATATGAAAATACGTGACGAACAAGAATCCATAGGTGGTAATGAAACAAATAAAGTATCACTTAGTGAGTTGCTATCAAAACCTAGATTATGGAAATTAATATTTCTATACTTTTTTTATCAAGTGGGGATTTATGGATTTTCATTATGGCTTCCAACGCTTTTAAAATCATTAACCCACTCAGGAATGGGAGGAGTAGGCTTGCTATCAACTGTTCCATATATAGGAGCAATAGCAGGATTATATATCTTTGCTAAGCTATCTGATAGAACGATGAATAGAAGATTATATACTGCATTACCAATGTTAGGGTTTGCTATATGCTTAGTTTTATCTGTACAGACTCAAAACAATATCTGGGTATCATTTGCGTTTTTGTCAGGATGTGGAGTGTTCTTGCAATCTGCATCAAGTATATTTTGGACAATTCCACCAATTTTATTTTCATCAGACATGGCAGCTGGTGCCAGAGGGGTTATAAATGCATTAGGGAACTTGGGAGGATTTATAGGGCCTTATATGGTTGTATGGTTAACTTATAGATTTAATTCAAATGTTGGGATATATAGTTTAGTAGTATTCTTAGCATTAGGATTTGTGTTAACTATGTCATTGCCAGCAGAAACTGCAGGTGGTGAGACAAAATTAAGCGATAATAAGGAAAATACAATCTAA
- a CDS encoding DUF6171 family protein — protein sequence MAYIDNCKGCSASVKVPPEDIKAMILSIINSKNFNLVSEEVYSRRLQKCESCKYLEYNTTCRECGCIVQVRALQQEKDCPYPNNSMWK from the coding sequence ATGGCATATATAGATAACTGTAAAGGGTGCTCGGCAAGTGTCAAGGTTCCACCAGAGGATATAAAAGCAATGATCTTAAGTATTATTAATAGCAAAAATTTTAATTTAGTATCTGAGGAAGTGTATAGTAGAAGACTTCAGAAATGCGAAAGCTGTAAATATCTAGAGTATAATACAACCTGCAGAGAATGTGGATGTATTGTGCAGGTTAGAGCCTTGCAGCAGGAGAAAGATTGTCCATATCCCAACAACTCTATGTGGAAATAA
- a CDS encoding nitroreductase family protein, which translates to MSKDFLSAVADRRSYYGISKETVVSDERIEEIIEHSVKHTPSAFNSQSARIVLLLGKEHDKLWDITKEALRKIVPADKFKDTEDKINSFKSGYGTVLFFEDKSIIESLQEKFALYKDNFPIWSQQSSGMHQFVIWTALEIEGFGVSLQHYNELIESDVKKEWHIPDSWKIIGQMPFGKPTAEPSEKEFKPLEERIKVFK; encoded by the coding sequence ATGTCAAAGGATTTTTTAAGCGCAGTAGCAGATAGGCGTTCGTATTATGGAATAAGTAAGGAAACAGTTGTTTCGGATGAAAGGATTGAAGAAATTATAGAGCATTCTGTTAAACATACTCCATCAGCATTTAACTCACAAAGTGCAAGGATAGTTTTATTGCTCGGCAAGGAACATGATAAATTATGGGACATTACAAAGGAGGCTTTAAGAAAGATCGTGCCAGCTGACAAGTTTAAGGATACTGAAGATAAGATAAATTCTTTTAAAAGTGGATATGGCACAGTTTTATTCTTTGAGGATAAGAGTATAATAGAGTCTCTTCAAGAAAAATTTGCGCTTTACAAGGACAATTTTCCAATTTGGTCGCAGCAATCAAGTGGAATGCATCAATTTGTCATTTGGACAGCTTTAGAAATTGAAGGTTTTGGAGTATCATTACAACACTATAATGAACTTATTGAATCAGATGTGAAGAAAGAATGGCACATACCTGATAGTTGGAAGATTATTGGACAAATGCCATTTGGAAAACCTACAGCAGAGCCAAGTGAAAAAGAATTTAAGCCATTAGAAGAACGTATTAAAGTATTTAAGTAA
- a CDS encoding pirin family protein: MLRKIDSTSMGSSDLGWLRSKFHFSFAEYYNPFNIRFGTLRVINDDLIEPDTGFDTHPHKDMEIITYVINGDLTHEDSMGNKNTITRGHVQYMSAGTGVYHSEINYGEKRLRLLQIWILPEKSGYNPDYGDYRFKWNDRENKWLHMVSSKKGEAPIKINQDTNIYSLELEKENEIKFLVGEKRQAYLVQIEGKSKINNIELNVQDGLEIVEEDILIKAKENSHILVLEMRKE; encoded by the coding sequence GTGTTACGAAAGATTGATAGTACGAGCATGGGAAGTAGTGATCTGGGATGGTTAAGAAGTAAATTTCATTTTTCTTTTGCAGAATATTATAATCCATTTAATATTAGGTTTGGAACTTTAAGGGTTATAAATGATGATTTAATTGAACCTGACACAGGATTTGATACACATCCTCATAAAGATATGGAAATAATAACATACGTAATTAATGGTGATCTTACACATGAAGATAGTATGGGGAATAAAAACACAATAACTCGAGGACATGTTCAATACATGAGCGCTGGGACAGGAGTATATCATAGTGAAATTAATTATGGTGAAAAAAGATTAAGATTGTTACAAATATGGATATTACCGGAAAAGTCAGGGTATAATCCCGATTATGGAGACTATAGGTTCAAGTGGAATGACAGGGAAAACAAATGGCTTCATATGGTTTCGAGTAAAAAGGGAGAGGCTCCAATAAAAATAAATCAAGATACAAATATTTATTCTTTAGAACTTGAGAAAGAAAATGAAATTAAGTTTTTGGTAGGTGAAAAAAGGCAAGCGTATTTAGTTCAGATAGAGGGAAAATCTAAAATAAATAATATAGAATTAAATGTTCAAGATGGACTAGAAATAGTTGAAGAAGATATACTAATTAAAGCAAAGGAAAATTCTCATATTTTAGTTTTAGAAATGAGAAAAGAATAA